A region of the Curtobacterium flaccumfaciens pv. betae genome:
TTCAAGTCCGGCGACCCGGCGGCCCGTGCCGCCGCGATCGTCAAGGCGACGACCTTCCACGACGACCCCCGGGTCATCGCCGAGGTCTCCCGTGGTCTGGGCGAGGCGATGGTCGGCATCAACGTCGCCGACGTCCCCGCACCGCACCGCCTCGCCGAGCGTGGCTGGTAGCCCGACGAGCGGCGCTCGGCCCCGCATCGGGGTCCTGGCGCTGCAGGGCGACTTCCGCGAGCACATCGCCTCGCTGACCGAGCTCGGCGCCGACGTGGTGCCGCTGCGTCGCCCGGAGGAGATCGAGACCCTCGACGGTGTCGTGATCCCCGGGGGTGAGTCCAGCGTGATGGACAAGCTGTCCCGCGCGTTCGGCGTCGCCGAGCCCCTCGCCGACGCGATCCGCGGTGGCCTGCCCACCTACGGCACCTGCGCGGGCATGATCATGCTCTCGTCGCGGATCACCGACGGCATCAACGGGCAGCAGACCCTCGACGTGCTCGACACCACCGTGCGCCGCAACGCGTTCGGAGCGCAGAACGACTCGTTCGAGATCGACATCCCGATGCCCGACCTCGGAGAGGCCCCGGTGCACGCGGTGTTCATCCGGGCCCCCGTCGTGGAGCAGCGCGGCGACGACGTCCACGTCCTCGGTGCGCTGCCGGACGGGCAGGTCGTGGCGGTGCAGCAGGGCAA
Encoded here:
- the pdxT gene encoding pyridoxal 5'-phosphate synthase glutaminase subunit PdxT → MAGSPTSGARPRIGVLALQGDFREHIASLTELGADVVPLRRPEEIETLDGVVIPGGESSVMDKLSRAFGVAEPLADAIRGGLPTYGTCAGMIMLSSRITDGINGQQTLDVLDTTVRRNAFGAQNDSFEIDIPMPDLGEAPVHAVFIRAPVVEQRGDDVHVLGALPDGQVVAVQQGNVIASAFHPEVAGEDRFHRRFLDLVRSA